From a region of the Triticum aestivum cultivar Chinese Spring chromosome 7D, IWGSC CS RefSeq v2.1, whole genome shotgun sequence genome:
- the LOC123169433 gene encoding uncharacterized protein, whose amino-acid sequence MAAEVLVGSERRVLISALPAPPPPDSLLGRLDQIDLRLRQLEEERRPSSVAEGDGARPAPRHQHSKSMPSALQPQDARDVRGTLMDRLNLLESRIRQLSCELDLDGSGSGKAAASSLPMPMPVPRPAEDCAWSEPPLPEPAMRARAAAAAGGGAGASWSAAQILQRGARQLNRNKPSHAAKVKKLKEAKCACEEEKRKAERASRPSAGRRWFTVGC is encoded by the exons ATGGCCGCCGAGGTGCTGGTCGGATCCGAGCGCCGCGTGCTCATCAGCGCCctccccgcgccaccgccgcccgacagcctGCTCGGCCGCCTCGACCAGATCGACCTACGG CTGAGGCAGCTGGAGGAGGAGCGGCGGCCGTCCTCGGTCGCCGAGGGCGACGGCGCGCGCCCGGCGCCGCGGCACCAGCACAGCAAGTCCATGCCGTCGGCGCTCCAGCCGCAGGACGCGCGCGACGTGAGGGGCACGCTCATGGACCGCCTCAACCTGCTCGAGTCGCGCATCAGGCAGCTCAGCTGCGAGCTCGACCTCGACGGCTCCGGGAGCGGCAAGGCTGCCGCGTCGTCCCTCCCGATGCCGATGCCGGTGCCGCGCCCGGCCGAGGACTGCGCGTGGTCCGAGCCGCCGCTGCCGGAGCCCGCCATGCGCGCGCGCGCCGCGgccgcggcgggaggcggcgcCGGGGCCAGCTGGAGCGCCGCGCAGATCCTGCAGAGGGGCGCCCGCCAGCTCAACCGCAACAAACCCAGCCACGCAGCCAAG GTGAAGAAGCTGAAGGAGGCCAAGTGCGCGTgcgaggaggagaagaggaaggcgGAGCGCGCCAGTCGGCCGTCGGCTGGCCGGAGGTGGTTCACCGTCGGGTGCTAG